In a single window of the Rhodoferax saidenbachensis genome:
- a CDS encoding MepB family protein — translation MSHPDLLAAQALAYAPIGLACTDVLPEAESADYAAHTLRLGDLRVCFRVAKTTPTKVGQFVTLWKRVGRGPIQPFEQGDPIDVFVVSARSGPHFGQFVFPKAALAAHDVVAKNGVGGKRALRVYPPWDTTTSRQAQTTQAWQSAYFLDLSEGHAVDLGRAKALLTLQT, via the coding sequence ATGAGCCACCCCGATCTGCTGGCCGCGCAGGCCCTGGCCTACGCGCCCATTGGCCTTGCTTGTACCGACGTATTGCCCGAGGCCGAGAGCGCCGACTACGCCGCCCACACCCTGCGCCTGGGTGATCTTCGGGTGTGTTTTCGCGTCGCCAAAACCACGCCCACCAAAGTGGGCCAGTTCGTCACGCTGTGGAAACGTGTGGGACGCGGCCCCATACAGCCGTTTGAGCAGGGCGACCCGATCGACGTGTTTGTGGTCAGCGCCCGCAGCGGGCCGCATTTCGGCCAGTTTGTGTTTCCCAAAGCGGCGCTCGCAGCACACGACGTGGTGGCGAAAAACGGTGTGGGTGGCAAACGCGCCCTGCGTGTCTACCCGCCGTGGGACACCACCACCAGCCGCCAGGCGCAGACCACACAGGCCTGGCAGTCGGCGTACTTTCTGGACCTGTCAGAAGGCCACGCGGTAGACCTAGGGCGGGCTAAAGCGCTGCTGACGCTGCAGACCTAG
- a CDS encoding DUF2798 domain-containing protein — MRKLFPHILILPTVALLLSAFMTWANVGLGDAFPATWARNFVASLVVLPLILMGIGHLEHVAAVLLPRLAPFWRKLLVSLLTACVIESVLALVIALINSPWDATLARFWWLAFSRSLPIGLVIGLFMGFYMKPKIDRMKARAAAAA; from the coding sequence GTGCGCAAACTCTTTCCCCATATCCTCATCCTGCCTACCGTGGCGCTGCTGCTCAGTGCTTTCATGACCTGGGCCAACGTGGGGCTGGGCGATGCGTTTCCTGCCACCTGGGCGCGCAACTTTGTCGCCAGCCTGGTCGTGCTGCCGCTCATCCTCATGGGTATTGGCCATCTGGAGCATGTGGCCGCGGTGCTGCTGCCGCGCCTGGCGCCGTTCTGGCGCAAGCTCTTGGTGTCGCTGCTGACTGCGTGTGTCATTGAAAGCGTGCTGGCCCTGGTCATTGCGCTCATCAACAGCCCGTGGGACGCCACGCTGGCCCGCTTCTGGTGGCTCGCGTTCAGCCGCTCGTTGCCGATTGGCTTGGTGATTGGCCTGTTCATGGGCTTCTACATGAAACCCAAGATCGACCGGATGAAAGCCCGCGCCGCCGCAGCGGCGTGA
- a CDS encoding LysR family transcriptional regulator: protein MLDLNQMALFVQVVQAGSFAEASRRLGMPPTTLSRQVAQLEDSLQARLLQRTTRKLTLTDAGRTLFDQSAAQIATLQDAASALAGKDQTPKGHVRVAAPSGFFDYFLMDWVAEFLAAHPAVQLEFVLSDGMADVIGEGIDVAFRGSGELPDSSLVARKVTSSYLALAASPAYLAARGTPQTIADLTTHDCICPAHTGGHGTWNLNSPDGPVQVPVKGRLGASTGQAQRQAAESGLGICLLPINALRDSLRDGTLVEVLPGVASAPAGLFVVYPSRRHVPRAVTAFVEMAVQRLMAVI from the coding sequence ATGCTGGACCTGAACCAAATGGCGCTGTTTGTGCAGGTGGTGCAAGCGGGGAGTTTTGCCGAAGCATCGCGCCGCCTGGGCATGCCGCCCACCACGCTAAGCCGCCAGGTGGCGCAGCTGGAGGACAGCCTGCAGGCCCGGCTGCTGCAGCGCACTACGCGCAAGCTGACGCTGACCGACGCGGGCCGCACGCTGTTTGACCAGAGCGCGGCGCAGATCGCCACGCTGCAGGACGCGGCCAGCGCGCTGGCCGGCAAAGACCAAACGCCCAAGGGCCATGTGCGGGTGGCGGCACCGTCAGGCTTTTTTGACTACTTTCTGATGGACTGGGTGGCGGAGTTTTTGGCCGCGCACCCGGCAGTGCAACTGGAGTTTGTGCTGAGCGACGGCATGGCGGATGTGATTGGCGAGGGCATTGACGTGGCGTTTCGCGGCAGCGGCGAGCTGCCGGACTCCAGCCTGGTGGCGCGCAAAGTGACCAGCAGTTACCTGGCGCTGGCGGCCAGCCCGGCTTATCTGGCCGCGCGCGGCACGCCGCAGACCATAGCCGACCTGACGACACACGACTGCATTTGCCCCGCCCACACGGGCGGCCACGGCACCTGGAACCTGAATAGCCCTGATGGCCCGGTACAAGTGCCCGTGAAAGGCCGCCTGGGTGCCAGCACCGGCCAGGCACAGCGCCAGGCCGCCGAGTCGGGGCTGGGCATTTGCCTGCTGCCCATCAACGCGCTGCGCGACAGCCTGCGTGATGGCACGCTGGTGGAGGTGTTGCCGGGCGTGGCCAGTGCACCGGCCGGCCTGTTTGTGGTCTACCCCAGCCGCCGCCATGTGCCGCGCGCGGTGACGGCGTTTGTGGAGATGGCGGTACAGCGGTTGATGGCAGTGATTTGA
- a CDS encoding MarR family winged helix-turn-helix transcriptional regulator codes for MPVTPSKSSAVPLADPAASVPTFVAFMTAFGEAQQLLKTRMQNDAEQGLGPLHLRALCLCQRNPGAPQQQLVQSLTRDKGQIARLIRDLEERGLLVRTPDARDGRVWLLTVTPEGDKKCAWFSALEASVAHDLLGSLSAADSKRLNQVLQTVQAQLDRLGSDV; via the coding sequence ATGCCTGTCACGCCCTCCAAGTCTTCTGCCGTGCCGCTGGCCGACCCTGCGGCCTCTGTACCAACCTTCGTCGCGTTCATGACGGCGTTTGGGGAGGCCCAGCAGTTGCTCAAAACACGCATGCAAAACGACGCCGAGCAGGGCCTGGGGCCGCTGCACCTGCGCGCGCTGTGCCTGTGCCAGCGCAACCCGGGCGCGCCGCAACAGCAACTGGTGCAGTCGCTCACCCGTGACAAGGGGCAGATCGCGCGGCTGATCCGCGATCTGGAAGAGCGCGGCCTGCTGGTGCGCACACCCGACGCGCGCGACGGGCGGGTCTGGCTGCTGACGGTGACGCCCGAGGGCGATAAAAAATGCGCCTGGTTTTCCGCACTGGAAGCCAGCGTGGCGCATGACCTGCTGGGTTCGCTGAGCGCGGCCGACAGCAAGCGGCTCAACCAAGTGCTGCAAACAGTGCAGGCGCAGCTGGACCGGCTGGGTAGCGATGTGTGA
- a CDS encoding Acg family FMN-binding oxidoreductase, with protein MLDISRRQFTLSAPALLAGTPLMSACSPDANATSYEDLVAATWRPAAVTGVNGDALHRELVRYATLAPSSHNTQCWKFRLAQQTITVVPDVSRRCPAVDPDDHHLWVSLGCATENLAQAALAHGQLADARYDTAQQAVQITLAPTRAQASALFQAIPSRQCTRGDYDGKPLSTTDLDLLQRAGTANGVRMLLLTERPAMENVLDFVVQANTAQMASTDFMKELKTWIRFNGTEAVRTRDGLFSLTSDNPTIPTWLGELAFGMFFKPQGENDKYTRQIRSSAGIAVFVSDVADKAHWVEVGRCYERFALQATALGIRNAFLNQPVEVSSVRPSFSAALGLGDLRPDLVVRFGRGPTMPSSLRRPVQAVLL; from the coding sequence GTGCTCGACATCTCACGAAGGCAGTTCACCCTCTCGGCTCCGGCCTTGTTGGCCGGTACGCCGCTCATGTCCGCGTGCAGCCCGGACGCCAACGCCACAAGCTACGAAGACCTGGTGGCCGCAACCTGGCGCCCCGCTGCGGTAACGGGTGTCAACGGCGACGCACTCCACCGCGAACTGGTCCGCTACGCGACACTGGCTCCCTCCAGCCATAACACCCAGTGCTGGAAATTCAGGCTTGCCCAGCAGACCATCACGGTGGTGCCTGATGTATCGCGGCGATGCCCGGCGGTTGATCCGGATGACCACCATCTGTGGGTGTCTCTGGGATGCGCCACGGAGAATCTGGCCCAAGCAGCCTTGGCCCACGGACAGCTGGCCGATGCCCGCTATGACACGGCCCAACAGGCCGTGCAGATCACACTGGCACCCACGCGCGCCCAGGCCTCTGCGTTGTTCCAGGCCATTCCATCGCGCCAGTGCACGCGCGGCGACTATGACGGCAAACCCCTGTCGACCACAGACCTGGATTTATTACAGCGTGCCGGCACCGCAAACGGCGTGCGCATGCTGCTGCTGACCGAGCGCCCAGCCATGGAAAACGTGCTCGACTTTGTCGTTCAGGCCAACACAGCACAAATGGCCTCCACGGACTTCATGAAGGAACTCAAGACATGGATTCGTTTCAACGGCACGGAGGCCGTTCGCACGCGGGACGGCTTGTTCAGCCTTACATCCGACAACCCGACCATCCCCACCTGGCTGGGTGAGCTGGCCTTCGGCATGTTTTTCAAACCTCAGGGGGAGAACGACAAGTACACGCGCCAGATTCGCAGCTCCGCCGGCATCGCCGTGTTTGTCAGCGACGTCGCCGACAAGGCACATTGGGTGGAGGTGGGCCGCTGCTACGAACGGTTTGCGCTGCAGGCCACGGCATTGGGCATCCGCAATGCGTTTCTGAACCAGCCTGTGGAAGTGTCATCCGTGCGGCCATCCTTTTCCGCGGCCCTCGGACTCGGTGACCTGCGTCCGGATCTGGTGGTGCGGTTTGGGCGCGGCCCCACCATGCCGTCTTCACTGCGCAGACCGGTTCAAGCCGTGCTGCTGTGA
- a CDS encoding helix-turn-helix transcriptional regulator has translation MPAQNTRPSDYPQAVVQQIALLAQNIVIARKRRKETQAQWAKKLGVSQPTMARIESGDPSVAMASYVMCIWLISPSATLADLIAPQQDQAALEREIVRIQSRGTRVALGSAIKDIGIGAALTTRIGATQTASGLAALIAAQGLGKPK, from the coding sequence ATGCCAGCACAAAACACTAGACCCTCTGACTACCCGCAAGCCGTTGTCCAGCAGATTGCGTTGCTGGCGCAAAACATCGTCATTGCACGCAAGCGGCGCAAGGAGACGCAGGCGCAGTGGGCCAAGAAGCTGGGGGTTTCGCAGCCCACCATGGCGCGCATCGAAAGTGGGGACCCTTCGGTGGCCATGGCCTCGTATGTGATGTGCATATGGCTGATCAGCCCGTCCGCCACGCTGGCCGACCTGATCGCCCCGCAGCAGGACCAAGCGGCGTTGGAGCGCGAGATTGTGCGCATCCAATCGCGCGGTACACGCGTGGCTCTTGGTTCCGCGATTAAAGATATCGGCATAGGCGCAGCGCTCACAACCCGCATCGGTGCCACGCAAACCGCATCCGGACTGGCCGCATTGATCGCGGCACAGGGACTGGGCAAGCCCAAATGA
- a CDS encoding type II toxin-antitoxin system HipA family toxin, producing MNTPDIQPGSYVPQDRLYVWALVNPASPALVGELRLSPLVPDCAVFTYAPAWWNFSLSEDLPLIAGQDFSVGERSSVPGALDDARPDRWGERIIRHIERPARLSVLEMLLFAGDDRFGALGISVSAEQYIPRRIGPYPQLSDLAQLAQAVEDVQQQAPITPQIQRLVQPGVTLGGARPKALLQTPDGPCVVKFSELDDPVDTPCIEHATITLAATAGITVASTGLLTLPPRHGKARHALTIQRFDRQGTLRLHCLSAHTVLRAARLPESYSALATVLLRLGHPDRQAAMREELFKRMVFNILMDNTDDHERNHCLRLGFDGYYELAPAFDVVPSMQNLGYQAMVVGARGTESTLENARSEHKEFGISAPRALTLVADVARAVDRWQAHFLQLGVCAADMALLQASIDRDALRLQRKEFCS from the coding sequence ATGAATACTCCAGACATCCAGCCCGGCAGCTATGTGCCGCAAGACCGGCTCTACGTGTGGGCGCTGGTCAACCCTGCCAGCCCCGCGCTGGTGGGCGAGCTGCGGCTCTCGCCGCTGGTGCCCGACTGTGCCGTGTTTACCTATGCGCCCGCGTGGTGGAACTTCTCCCTGAGCGAAGACCTTCCGCTGATTGCCGGGCAAGACTTCAGCGTGGGGGAGCGCAGCAGCGTACCCGGCGCACTGGACGATGCGCGGCCTGACCGCTGGGGCGAACGCATCATCCGGCACATCGAACGCCCAGCCCGGCTGTCGGTGCTGGAGATGCTGCTGTTTGCGGGGGACGACCGGTTTGGGGCGCTGGGCATTTCGGTCTCTGCAGAGCAGTACATCCCGCGCCGCATCGGCCCTTACCCGCAACTGAGCGACCTGGCGCAACTGGCCCAGGCAGTGGAGGACGTTCAACAACAGGCACCTATCACGCCGCAGATCCAGCGTTTGGTGCAGCCAGGCGTTACCTTGGGCGGCGCGCGGCCCAAGGCTTTGCTGCAAACGCCCGACGGCCCGTGTGTGGTGAAGTTCAGCGAGCTGGACGACCCGGTAGACACGCCCTGCATAGAACACGCCACCATCACATTGGCCGCCACGGCGGGCATCACGGTCGCGTCCACAGGCTTACTGACACTGCCACCGCGCCATGGCAAGGCGCGCCATGCATTGACGATTCAGCGCTTTGACCGGCAGGGCACGCTGCGGTTGCATTGCCTGTCTGCCCACACCGTGCTGCGCGCAGCGCGCTTGCCTGAGAGCTACAGCGCGCTGGCCACCGTGTTGCTGCGCCTGGGCCACCCGGACCGTCAGGCTGCGATGCGCGAAGAGCTGTTCAAACGCATGGTGTTCAACATCCTCATGGACAACACGGACGACCATGAGCGCAACCATTGCCTGCGCCTGGGTTTTGACGGCTACTATGAACTGGCCCCGGCATTTGATGTAGTGCCCAGCATGCAGAACCTGGGTTACCAGGCGATGGTGGTGGGCGCACGGGGCACCGAGTCCACACTGGAAAATGCGCGGTCGGAGCACAAGGAATTTGGCATCTCCGCGCCACGTGCCCTCACATTGGTAGCAGACGTTGCACGTGCCGTAGACCGGTGGCAGGCGCATTTTCTGCAACTGGGCGTGTGTGCTGCAGACATGGCGCTGCTGCAAGCCAGCATCGACCGCGACGCCTTGCGGCTGCAGCGCAAAGAATTTTGCTCCTAA
- a CDS encoding tRNA-uridine aminocarboxypropyltransferase: MNTQSIPAAHAVSRLRTTRLARSTKPFLARGGSDVPRCAGCRLVVSHCLCAERPVVATNAGMCLIMADIEPLKPSNTGWLIADVVADTFAFGWARTEVDPALLALLADPQWQPYVVFPGEFVAAERVVTQLIEHHTVRAEPVEGLGFDRLSPNGGLLKRPLFVLLDATWPEARKMFRKSPYLDTLPVLSLASEQISRYKLRRSRRDDHFCTSEVGALCLELAGEAHAAQTLEAYLDVFTHHYLQAKHQQPPDRAGAAHVQLRALAFP, encoded by the coding sequence ATGAACACGCAGTCCATACCTGCAGCACACGCTGTGTCGCGCCTGCGCACCACGCGGCTGGCGCGCAGCACCAAGCCCTTTCTCGCGCGTGGCGGCTCGGATGTGCCGCGCTGCGCGGGCTGCCGCCTGGTCGTGAGCCACTGCCTGTGTGCGGAGCGCCCGGTGGTGGCCACCAACGCGGGCATGTGCCTGATCATGGCGGACATCGAGCCGCTCAAGCCCAGCAACACGGGCTGGCTGATTGCCGATGTGGTGGCCGACACCTTTGCCTTTGGCTGGGCGCGCACCGAGGTGGACCCCGCGCTCTTGGCCCTGCTGGCCGATCCGCAGTGGCAGCCGTATGTGGTGTTTCCCGGTGAGTTTGTGGCGGCTGAACGGGTGGTGACGCAGCTGATCGAACACCACACCGTTCGGGCTGAGCCTGTCGAAGGGCTGGGCTTCGACAGGCTCAGCCCGAACGGTGGTTTGCTTAAACGGCCTCTGTTTGTGCTGCTGGACGCGACCTGGCCCGAAGCACGCAAGATGTTTCGCAAGAGCCCGTACCTAGACACGCTGCCGGTGCTGAGCCTGGCCTCGGAGCAGATCTCCCGCTACAAACTGCGCCGCAGCCGCCGCGATGACCACTTTTGCACCAGCGAAGTCGGCGCACTATGCCTGGAGCTGGCGGGTGAAGCCCACGCCGCGCAAACGCTGGAAGCCTACCTGGACGTTTTCACCCACCACTACCTGCAGGCCAAACACCAGCAGCCGCCCGACCGCGCGGGGGCGGCGCACGTGCAACTGCGCGCGCTTGCCTTCCCCTGA
- a CDS encoding helix-turn-helix domain-containing protein: MSALPPTSATPSTTAHSSFGQHLRHWRQHRRMSQLDLSHQAEISTRHVSFLETDRSVPSRDMVLRLAERLDVPLRERNALLTSAGYAAMYRERPLDHPDMAEARAAVDLILRCHEPNPALAMDRHWNLVVANRMVPVFLTDVAPELLQHPVNVLRLSLHPQGLAPRILNLAQWKHHLFARLQQQIQNTQDTQLKALMAELHTYSAHHAPDGLHLQGETRGVVMPFQLQSSQGVLSFISTVTIFGSPMDITLQELALETFLPADPFTAQQLALLAPVPA; this comes from the coding sequence ATGTCTGCCCTGCCTCCCACGTCTGCCACGCCATCCACCACTGCGCACAGCAGCTTTGGCCAGCACCTGCGCCACTGGCGGCAACACCGGCGCATGAGTCAGCTCGATCTGTCGCACCAGGCCGAAATCTCCACCCGCCACGTCAGTTTTCTGGAGACCGACCGCTCCGTGCCCAGCCGCGACATGGTGTTGCGCCTGGCCGAACGGTTGGACGTGCCCCTGCGCGAGCGCAACGCACTGCTCACCAGCGCCGGTTACGCCGCCATGTACCGCGAACGCCCGCTGGACCACCCCGACATGGCCGAGGCCCGCGCCGCGGTCGATTTGATACTGCGCTGCCACGAACCCAACCCCGCACTCGCGATGGACCGCCACTGGAACCTGGTGGTCGCCAACCGCATGGTCCCCGTGTTCCTGACCGATGTGGCGCCTGAACTGCTGCAACACCCTGTCAACGTGCTGCGCCTGAGTCTGCACCCGCAGGGTCTGGCCCCGCGCATCCTCAACCTCGCGCAGTGGAAGCACCACCTCTTTGCCCGCCTGCAACAACAAATCCAGAACACCCAAGACACGCAGCTCAAAGCGCTGATGGCCGAGCTGCACACCTACAGCGCCCACCACGCGCCCGACGGCCTGCACCTGCAGGGCGAGACGCGCGGTGTGGTCATGCCGTTCCAATTGCAAAGCAGCCAGGGCGTGCTGAGCTTCATCAGCACCGTCACCATTTTTGGCTCCCCCATGGACATCACGCTGCAAGAGCTGGCGCTGGAAACCTTTTTGCCCGCGGACCCCTTTACTGCGCAGCAACTGGCGCTGTTGGCACCCGTGCCCGCATGA
- a CDS encoding pirin family protein: MSAAATAEVTVQQRPIVHRTRGSTHGAITRLVSPGDLGEVLKPFIFLDRFEVAAGGEPPRFGMHPHSGIATLTYLMSGQTAYEDTTGEHGARGVLPNGGVEWMMAGGGVWHTGAPENTERVLGFQLWVAMPPELELAEAHSIYLGPEGVPHVGPVRVLLGAYEGKVSPIPAPSNMTYLGVHLKAGETWRFVPPAGHTVAWAAVGEGTLTVPATLRTGDLAVFDDAGGAITFEAQTDTAFVLGSGVQHPHELFMGPYSVHTSEAALHRGQAGIRERAQLLRQQGRM; this comes from the coding sequence ATGTCTGCAGCCGCCACCGCCGAAGTTACCGTCCAACAACGCCCCATCGTTCACCGCACGCGCGGCAGCACGCATGGCGCCATCACGCGCCTGGTCAGCCCTGGCGACCTGGGCGAAGTGCTCAAGCCCTTTATCTTCCTCGACCGCTTTGAAGTCGCCGCTGGTGGCGAGCCACCGCGCTTTGGCATGCACCCGCACTCGGGCATTGCCACGCTCACCTATTTGATGAGCGGCCAGACCGCCTACGAAGACACCACCGGCGAACACGGCGCGCGCGGCGTGTTGCCCAATGGCGGCGTGGAATGGATGATGGCCGGCGGCGGCGTCTGGCACACCGGCGCGCCTGAGAACACTGAACGCGTGCTGGGTTTCCAGCTCTGGGTGGCCATGCCGCCCGAACTCGAATTGGCCGAAGCGCACAGCATCTACCTGGGCCCCGAAGGCGTGCCGCATGTGGGTCCCGTGCGTGTGCTGCTGGGTGCGTACGAAGGCAAAGTCAGCCCTATCCCCGCACCGTCCAACATGACCTACCTGGGTGTGCACCTGAAGGCCGGTGAGACCTGGCGCTTTGTGCCGCCTGCGGGCCACACCGTGGCTTGGGCGGCGGTGGGCGAAGGCACGCTGACCGTGCCCGCCACCCTGCGCACGGGTGACCTGGCCGTGTTTGACGACGCCGGTGGCGCCATCACGTTTGAAGCGCAGACCGACACCGCCTTCGTACTCGGCTCGGGCGTGCAGCACCCGCATGAACTGTTCATGGGGCCCTACTCGGTGCACACCAGTGAAGCTGCACTGCACCGCGGCCAGGCCGGCATCCGCGAGCGTGCGCAGCTGCTGCGCCAGCAGGGGCGCATGTAG
- the yjjJ gene encoding type II toxin-antitoxin system HipA family toxin YjjJ, with the protein MPRPADLAQTILQALLRQGGALSSAELQAQLGVSQPTVSRAMAPLIQSGEVQKVGAARKRRYVLPRTVRDVGRSIPVMRIDAQGQPSPFARLVPLASGAVWVDEEDGLSKRFDGLPWFLDDMRPQGFMGRTFAHSHPDLQLGNDPRYWSDDDVLRALALYGDDLPGNLVVGEPAFARFHTLRERASRAASADDYPALADAAMQGTLGGSSAGGEQPKFCTTTAGRAVLVKFSPAGDAPTDQRTRDLLVCEHLALKTLADAGVSAAKTQIFTGAGRVFLEAERFDRTASGRVGMVSLMVYDAEYVGAMDNWAATANRMQERQLLRPEDARTLRLLEAYGVLIANTDRHYGNISLLLQDDDWVLAPAYDMLPMHYAPVGGELVPRNFAERPLQPTAATLPVWAEALALARSFWAAVAVDVRISAGFRQIAADNLGQIGL; encoded by the coding sequence ATGCCCCGTCCCGCCGACCTTGCCCAAACCATACTCCAGGCCTTACTGCGCCAGGGCGGCGCGCTCAGTAGCGCCGAGCTGCAGGCCCAGCTCGGCGTCAGCCAGCCTACCGTGTCGCGCGCCATGGCGCCACTCATCCAGTCTGGCGAAGTGCAAAAGGTCGGGGCCGCGCGCAAACGGCGCTACGTGCTGCCACGTACTGTGCGCGATGTGGGGCGCAGCATTCCGGTCATGCGCATTGACGCACAGGGTCAGCCCAGTCCCTTTGCGCGCCTGGTGCCACTGGCCAGCGGCGCGGTGTGGGTGGATGAAGAGGACGGCCTGAGCAAACGCTTTGACGGCCTGCCCTGGTTTCTCGACGACATGCGCCCGCAGGGCTTCATGGGCCGCACCTTTGCGCACAGCCACCCGGATTTGCAGTTGGGCAACGACCCCCGCTATTGGAGCGACGACGACGTACTGCGCGCCCTGGCCCTGTATGGCGACGACCTGCCCGGCAATCTGGTGGTGGGCGAGCCCGCCTTTGCACGCTTTCACACGCTGCGAGAGCGCGCCAGCCGCGCCGCCTCGGCAGACGATTACCCCGCCCTGGCCGACGCTGCGATGCAAGGCACCCTGGGCGGCTCATCCGCCGGGGGCGAGCAGCCCAAGTTTTGTACGACCACCGCCGGGCGCGCTGTTCTGGTCAAGTTTTCGCCCGCAGGCGATGCACCCACCGACCAGCGCACGCGCGACCTGCTGGTGTGTGAGCACCTCGCGTTAAAGACGCTGGCCGATGCAGGCGTCAGCGCCGCCAAAACGCAAATCTTCACCGGCGCCGGCCGCGTGTTTCTGGAGGCCGAGCGCTTTGACCGCACTGCCTCGGGCCGCGTGGGCATGGTCTCGTTGATGGTGTACGACGCCGAATACGTGGGCGCGATGGACAACTGGGCCGCCACCGCCAACCGCATGCAAGAGCGCCAACTGCTGCGCCCGGAAGACGCCCGCACCCTGCGCCTGCTGGAGGCCTATGGCGTGCTCATCGCCAACACCGACCGCCACTACGGCAACATCTCCTTGCTGCTGCAAGACGACGACTGGGTGCTGGCCCCCGCCTACGACATGCTGCCCATGCACTACGCCCCCGTCGGCGGCGAACTCGTGCCACGCAACTTTGCAGAGCGCCCCCTGCAACCCACCGCCGCCACGCTCCCCGTGTGGGCAGAGGCCCTGGCCCTGGCCCGCAGCTTCTGGGCGGCAGTCGCAGTAGACGTGCGCATATCAGCAGGCTTCAGACAAATCGCCGCAGACAATTTAGGCCAAATTGGCCTGTAG
- a CDS encoding diguanylate cyclase → MDRSNAAQPLVTPPSPATGVSGRQNRFAFVTAAALVVWGVVMTPLANYPWPPVPGYMTAFGAAMFVTNILLAALLFNRGVAERSAATVKLGSAYLYVAAIFLPLMAAFPGAFVPGNIIGEPVSSVWIWIFWHTGFASLILRYAIAIHRDAAGQRPKRPWPAREFVGVLAGVVALACLGTIGLPWLPALFTNGKTFFEGPMQLIAWTVLGVNVAALYSVMRIRNKSSEQLWLMVGMIAACMDVWLTFHGTNRFSVGWYLAKVGSLFTSMVVLMSLFVDLTSLYRRVTQANTLLAQLASRDGLTGLANRRTFDERLETEWRRAQRLQQPVALLMVDVDHFKLYNDTYGHLGGDDCLRKVAHAIASQVARPGDLATRYGGEEFAVILPNTDTTGANNLAAGIRDRVAALGLVHTRAGLQRVSVSVGVAVMWPTQALLPSALVSLADTALYQAKQLGRDRVHLAADPATRAPTALDAVPAMLAAGQPG, encoded by the coding sequence ATGGATAGAAGTAATGCGGCACAGCCGCTGGTAACACCACCGAGCCCGGCAACAGGCGTATCGGGTCGACAAAACCGGTTCGCATTTGTGACCGCCGCCGCGCTGGTCGTCTGGGGCGTGGTGATGACGCCGCTGGCCAATTACCCCTGGCCCCCTGTTCCTGGGTATATGACGGCCTTTGGTGCGGCGATGTTCGTGACCAACATACTGCTGGCGGCGCTGCTGTTCAACCGCGGCGTGGCCGAGCGCAGTGCGGCCACCGTGAAGCTGGGCTCGGCCTACCTGTACGTGGCGGCGATTTTTCTGCCACTGATGGCGGCATTTCCCGGTGCGTTTGTTCCCGGCAACATCATTGGTGAGCCTGTCAGTTCGGTGTGGATCTGGATCTTCTGGCACACCGGGTTTGCATCGCTGATCCTGCGCTACGCCATTGCCATCCACCGCGACGCGGCGGGCCAGCGGCCCAAGCGGCCCTGGCCTGCGCGCGAGTTCGTCGGGGTGCTGGCAGGCGTGGTGGCGCTGGCGTGTCTGGGCACCATCGGCCTGCCCTGGCTGCCCGCGCTGTTCACCAACGGCAAGACCTTTTTTGAAGGGCCGATGCAGCTGATTGCCTGGACGGTGCTGGGCGTCAATGTGGCGGCGCTGTACAGCGTGATGCGTATCCGCAACAAGTCGTCGGAGCAGTTGTGGCTGATGGTGGGCATGATCGCGGCGTGTATGGATGTGTGGCTGACCTTTCATGGCACGAACCGGTTTTCGGTGGGCTGGTACCTGGCCAAGGTGGGCAGCCTGTTCACGTCCATGGTGGTGCTGATGTCGCTGTTTGTGGACCTGACGTCGCTGTACCGCCGCGTGACGCAGGCCAACACCCTGCTGGCGCAGCTGGCCAGCCGCGACGGACTGACCGGGCTGGCCAACCGCCGCACCTTCGACGAAAGGCTGGAGACCGAGTGGCGCCGTGCGCAGCGGCTACAGCAGCCGGTGGCCCTGTTGATGGTGGATGTGGACCACTTCAAGCTGTACAACGATACCTACGGCCATCTGGGCGGCGACGACTGTCTGCGCAAAGTGGCACATGCCATCGCCAGCCAGGTGGCGCGGCCCGGCGATCTGGCCACGCGGTACGGGGGCGAAGAATTTGCCGTGATCCTGCCCAACACCGACACCACGGGCGCCAATAACTTGGCAGCGGGCATACGCGACCGCGTGGCCGCGCTGGGACTGGTGCATACGCGCGCAGGGCTGCAACGGGTGTCGGTCAGCGTGGGGGTGGCGGTGATGTGGCCCACCCAGGCGCTGCTGCCTTCGGCCCTGGTGTCTCTGGCAGATACGGCGCTGTACCAGGCCAAACAACTGGGGCGCGACCGCGTGCACCTGGCAGCCGACCCCGCCACCCGAGCGCCCACGGCGCTGGACGCGGTGCCTGCCATGCTGGCTGCGGGCCAGCCGGGTTGA